The sequence below is a genomic window from Cryptosporidium parvum Iowa II chromosome 6, whole genome shotgun sequence.
CtgattttcaatttgaatCAACTGATTAATCCATTTATCTTGTCCAAAAATCATCCATTTACTATTCAATTTCTCAAGTTGATCTGGGTATTTggataaatttgaataagaaGAATGGTCATCATAGCTCTTTATCTTAAAAGATTTAAGCATTAATCTTAAAGAATAATCCATCGCatctttcaaatatttatccaAAACTTTAAAAAGATTATCAATAGAAAGCTGATCTTCTGTACCAAAAGCATCCAAATACAAAGAATGATCTTTCTTCTTAATATAATCTTGatcatctttattataaaaagcTTTGAATATATACTCCAAATATTGTCTTACATAACttcttaaaaaataaaaactgTGAATTGGTTTTAATGAATAAGAAATACGTCCTATTGACCATTTAAAATCTATCTTATCCATATTCTccttaatataatatatattacttATTAAACCAAATCTTGCATCTTTTATCCCACATATTGAAACTTGTATCTTATTCTTTCTCAAAAAATGATGTATTAATCTATTATCTACTCGACTAAATACATTAAAACTTCCtaattgatatttattatcatcatcacCAACAACCTCTGAATTTTGGATCTTGAAAAAATCCTGTCTCATGATCAACTCCATATCTAATATACCCAAATAATTACTCAAATAATCACCAATATCCAATATCCCAAtcattgaattaaaattattacatttattttcttgttcaaaataatataaatatctcAATACACAatgattaattaaatattcttcattatctatattatttatattaaacgATACCTTCTCCATTAAATATCTACAACAAGATAATAAACATtctaaaattataaattcaCAACTCTGAAAAACTCCtacatttatattaatttcattctttGGAAATTTATACCAAGacaaaaattcttcataTATTCTTCTCAAAACACTATATTCCAAAATTGGAACAAAAATCTTCTTTCTATCCCCTTCTTTATGATCTTGTAATTCATTCAAATCTACCCATCTATGATTACTTCCatatatcaaaaaatatcttAAAATACCTCTAAAAAACTTCATATAACATCTATATAAAATCTCTgatgataattttgattcattAATCCATTTCCTTAATTCcatcatttttaataaatattccaaattatGAGACACGATACCTTTTAATTCTTGTTTCGTCTCAAGatcataattattttcaagatcactcattttatttaaaattgaattcaaattcttatctgtcaaaattgaattattaaaatatttatcaagTATTTCAAATCCTTTAAATGGTAAAATATTCAgagatttatttaaaactttgaaatttggaattaatttaacccattttttagaaattaattcataGACTATTTTTTGACTAATTCTTGGAggatatattattttctcaaGAAGTAAAGAATTCTTGGTTTTTGTTTCAAATCTTgagttttctttttcatcttgtttaatttcttttaaagtttttaaacttatttcttctaattctgataataatttctttttattttctaaattatctattaatattgaaatctctttcaaatttaaacaatccaaagaaaatgatcttatttttttaatatgaaataatattaaatcaatcATATCtaaaattgtattaaaattCTCATATTCTGGAATCCATAGAATTCtattcaaaagaaattctGAGTCTGAATCTGAATCTGAATCTGAATCTGAATctgaatttttattcatattcaaatcctctttaaaaaaataactatCTGAAGCTATTTCCCAACATCTAAAATCTTccattatcattaattctttctcaaaaagattatgatgaatttttggtttatcttttatatttagtaatatttcttctttattaaataattcaataagTCTTGAAATctcttttaaaatatcaaatatcTCTTTTGGAGAAAAAATCTCCTCTCCTAAACTTATTCTTTCACATCTTTTAAATGAATTCTCTATTATATCTTTTAAACTAAAATACATTATCATTGATTTTAAACCAAGATCAAAATCTAATAGtgaattatttcttctaaaaatatgaatctttttattcaattgaTCATTTACAAGAATTCCACTAATAAATACtctatataatattatattcaaaatcaaatctATTATATctcttattattataaatctatttttcttcttctttctctttaataatgcttttctattttctttattatcattatcattaccatcatcattattaccatcatcattattaccatcatcatcatcaatatcATACATTTTAAAGCCTCTCAAATTCAATCCTAtcttattctttattaaagatccatctgaattatttaaaccCTTCAATCTATTCAAAATCTCTTCTTCATAATTATCTATCTTATTATTCACTAATTCAATTCTATCTTTAGATGCTCTTTTTTCactaatataataataattctcaTCTATCAAAGAATCTTTATAAATCttaataaagtaattataAGAATCcataaataatgattctattaaaatacttgattttaattcaatctCACTTgataaagttattaaaagtTCAGCATCTATATAAAAAATCTCACATTTATATgtcatatttatttttaccaataataatgacaaatcttttgaaaaatatatcattGAAATCtcttcaataaatattcttaaagGATTACCAGAcaaattctcaaattctTTACTTCTTAAAgattctattaatattgatggAAAATATACCAAAAATTTACTTGAAGTTCTCATATTATATAAACCATTTCTAACAATATCATTAAATGTCTCATTCATATAATCCTTAAATGGTAACATTAAATCTCCAAATAAACCTCTAAGTCTTTgatattcttctttaattctCTCAGATTTCATCTTTTGACAAATCTCATTCTCTGAAAGATTAttaaatctattaattGTTGAATCAAGATCTCCTTGAAAAATTCTTCTTATTACTTTACTTTGATTATATACTAATAAAACATTATAAAAGTCTCTacttttatcattttctctTGTATTTTTAACTATTTCCAAGTAATTTTTATCCCAATTATTTACTAAATTAAGATATTTCAtagatatatttttaattaacttAAAGATCAATAATGAGAcattttcattcttttctaatattttctcACAACTATTAAAAATCTTATATGGAGTTTTATatcttaaataattatcattaaaCCATTCTTTAAGTATAAAATGATGATTATCATTATTCATATCAATTTGATTCATTCttgcaatatttataataaaagatatttcaaaatgtatccaatcattaattaaatatccaaaaagtttactatttattgtaattacttttttcttttcaattaaatctttgaacaaattcttaaattttaataataattcattttcattcaaattcattgaAATCCTAATACTATATCTGGATAATATacctaataataataatatttgatttctcTCATCTTCAATAATTGAAAGATATCTATTTACTaaatttacaatatttcttttctctttagatatttttatatcATCTCTCTTTTGAATAagattttttatattagGATCTttagatttaataattttaatactttcttgattaaataaatcattaatatataatttagaaaagaattcatttttcttttttatagGAAAATCTATATTAAGTTGATCTCGAATCATTTCTTCATCATAACTTATAGGTTGatgaatataaatcatATCATTCaatgattttttattatttattgaagaatttaaatcattttgtAAATCTAATTCATAATCCAAAATATTCTCAATcaattctttcttattCTTAAAATTCTCACCATTCAATTTTTCTAtcatttcttgaatattttgatctaatagttttatttcatcaatttctgaaattaattctattctattaatttcattatttgaattataattaataatataatccAAATCTTGTAAATAATCATCAATAGATTCAGAAATAGAATTCTTTcctttaaaatttattaatatcttttctGTTAAATGTCTCATAAagtaattatataattcatcattaacaattattttctctttaatcatttttataaGATTTAATGGTTCTTGAGAAAAAGCTTTACATAATGAATCTAAGCcttgataaatattatcttctatatataataatctaagatttctccaaatttgaataaataattgtgaatttgaatcataatgatcaagaattttaacaattagatctttcatattattataagataataattcattatttaaaagaattgaaagagtttcaataatataatatctttgaattagtttaattttatattcaagtggaatactaataatatttttacaATCTTTAAAgttgaatatttgaaaatgacCATCAAAATCagtttctttaataatttctaaaaAATATGTTTGATAATTATCAAAAGAGAATTGAGTTTGATAGAAATCAGActtcttattaatattttcaatattgaaaaatagaCTTGGATCATATTCATGATTTTGTATTTGAGATTTTAATTTGGGattaaaaacaattaataaataattaaagattccTTGAATAGGtgtattaaagattttgttattttttaataaatatttgaatattttatcataatcttgaaattgttgaaatatattaaaaatatgaGTGTTAAGTGGTACCTGAAAAGAGTTTAACAATAAGTAAActtttaatacaaatttgaaattctCAGAAAACTTATTTAAGAGTTTATTCAATAGTATTATAAAGttttgtaatattaatgatttatgatttaattgatcttgaatatcttttgttttgaaatgaaaatattgacttaaaatgataatatcttgaaatgaaatttcttgaatttttaaagaattgatTATATAAGTTtcaaaatatgaatatttttcaagTTGAGAAATAAAAGTACTTTGATATGATTTTCTTGGTaacaaagaaaatttggattctaaaacaaaatgaaaataaagtaaaacCAAATAGAAATTAGGATGAGATTGttctttcaaaaaatcTTCCAATTTTCTGACTTTATTATACTCttgtaatatatatttatattgattaaaaaatttggatttgaTTAGAATTTCtctatttttatcaaaaaacttagaaattaaagaaatttcttcaataaaagAATCAATATTAACTTGAAAGATatcaattttctttaaaaatctttgatacttttctttaaaagtTGAAtgatcattattaaaagattcaataattttattagaaGTAGAATGATTTTCAAAGTTTTTTAATGTATGATAACAATTATGAACAGTATTTTCCCATTTCTGAAATTGGtaaattttttctattaaagaTCTTATTTTCTTGGAAGTAAGTTTTCTAGTAAAAATTTGTGgtttaaaagaataattgAAAGATTTCGATACCCAATAATGTTGAAtatgattattttcaagatttgaataataataattatgattttgtatattattagaatcatctttattgaaagaatggtcattaatttcaatagaaaaaataaaatcaataaaagatttattattttgaataatattaacttgattgaaaaattcttgaaaattatGATCAAGTTCTTCATTTTTGGAAATTTCAAGATCTCGTCTCGGAtgattaaattttaattctttaataattttttcaaggaaattttctaaataattggaatatgatataattttattatatttagtTTTATTAATAGGAGAATTTCCAggaatttcattttctattttaaatttaataaatttaagtTTGTCAATATCTATTACTTTAGATTTTAAGGTTTTATTAAGTTCAAGATCAAGTCTTTGaacattattaaaaatagcTGAAATAAGTAGATATAGATTTgaagaataatataatgTATTGAAAAGGtcattatctttatttttgattggtagatcttgaaatatttcttttaatttataaatatctAGAcaacttttatttttataagtcttattgattaatatattataataatccATATGTTTAATTTCCCATTCATGTATAGTTTGATAATGTAAAAGTAGTTTAATATCGGAAAtgtaatataatatattattagagatttcaattttggatgtagtattagtattagtattagtattactttttttttgagtaATATCAGAAATTTGATTACATATAGAAACaagattttcaatatatttaatatcaaCAGGAATAAATGTTGAAAGTTGAATCCATTTGGATATACTGGATTGATCAGTGACAGTGAATTGAAAtgaatgatttttttgagATGGTTGACCAGCCAAAGACAAAAAAGCTGTAGTTCTAAGAGTCCATATATCACAAGATACAATAATTGAAAGCAAAGTAAATCCaataaagttttttttagaGGATAAAAATTCGGGtaaagtaaataaattacCATGATTTGACTCAAGTATTgctttaatataattatcCAAATTCCGACTATTTTCGAGTGTTTTAACTTCATCCCTTAAAGACTTAATAATGGATTTTCTAAACctgaaaagaaagaatatgAATAAGAATAGTTTAAAAGAAGGAATGAGTTTAAAACAAGAATGATATATATgtgtatatatatatatatatatatatatatacattgATTGATTGTAATGTTAAGAAATTCAAGTATAATTGAATGATTGTAAAACAGCCGACTGGTTACTTAATTATCAgatattagaattaaataactaATGAACTGCTTATTAGTTTGTCACTTTGATATGAATCCACTTTAATTAGCAATGTAAAgaagattaataatataatctCAGTGACAAATTACATGAATTAAAACTCAAATATAGTGTTAAACTTACTTTTGACCTTGTTCTAATGATATTTGAGACTGAATCTTAAAATGTTTATGacaatatatttcaaataaatggtttttctctattttaatatttctacGTTTATAATGGGgagattttaataaacaatgaatatgaaaatattccaTACATTGAGAAAAACGACATTTTCTAAGAATACCAAAATTACCATTACAAAAACAAcatgatttattattaatataaataagaGGTTTaagtatttcaatatttgacATAGTCCTCCAATTATGTATAGTAATATAATCTTGAGAATAAATAGCACATTCAATATGAATCCAAATAGCTCtattttgaagatgattAAATTTAGATTCAGAAGTCtgaaataaatcaaatttttgtGGTATTAGTACTCTTTTTAAGATTCCAGTGTTAAAACATATGAGACATTTCAAGTCTTTATTTGaacttaatttatttagtTGTTTTCCTTTAATTTGAAGTTCATATTGACATGGGTCACATAAAATTACAATTCCTTGACTGGAAGCATTGTGATTAGAAATTCCATAACATATTTTGTGAAAGAAGACATCACAATTTTTGCATTTGACCAAAGTCAATTCGTTGTATGCGTATTCTTCAACATCATTGCAAATAATGCATTCTCTA
It includes:
- a CDS encoding protein with two PHD Zn fingers that is probably involved in chromatin function — its product is LYFIYCYMLNDRECIICNDVEEYAYNELTLVKCKNCDVFFHKICYGISNHNASSQGIVILCDPCQYELQIKGKQLNKLSSNKDLKCLICFNTGILKRVLIPQKFDLFQTSESKFNHLQNRAIWIHIECAIYSQDYITIHNWRTMSNIEILKPLIYINNKSCCFCNGNFGILRKCRFSQCMEYFHIHCLLKSPHYKRRNIKIEKNHLFEIYCHKHFKIQSQISLEQGQK